A genomic window from Brevibacillus agri includes:
- a CDS encoding L,D-transpeptidase, whose translation MPAYNIRISIAKLRLDLYDGNKLVRSYPVALGKIATATPRGDFTIINKVPYPNSYPGGPLSVFGTYWLGLSKPHYGIHGTNNPSSIGKYVSHGCIRMYNQDVNALAKLVPIGTPVRIRQQ comes from the coding sequence ATGCCTGCATACAACATTCGCATTTCGATCGCGAAGCTCAGGCTCGATCTGTACGACGGAAACAAGCTCGTTCGCTCCTACCCGGTTGCGCTGGGCAAAATCGCCACGGCGACACCGCGCGGAGACTTCACCATCATCAACAAGGTGCCCTATCCGAACTCATACCCCGGAGGCCCGCTCAGCGTCTTCGGGACGTACTGGCTGGGACTCAGCAAGCCACATTACGGCATACACGGAACGAACAACCCGTCCTCCATCGGAAAATACGTCTCGCACGGCTGCATTCGCATGTACAACCAGGACGTCAACGCCTTGGCGAAGCTCGTCCCCATCGGCACCCCCGTGCGCATCCGGCAGCAGTGA